One region of Micromonospora ureilytica genomic DNA includes:
- the map gene encoding type I methionyl aminopeptidase — translation MRRPQLDIQLKTPDQIEKMRAAGLVVAEALRRMREAVAPGVSTADLDAIAEATIREAGGVPSFKGYHGFPASICSSVNEQVVHAIPSPKQVLQAGDLISIDCGAVLDGWHGDSAITVGVGDVDPALLKMAEVAEDAMWAGIAAAARGAASGKGRLTDISHAVETAVRKGGRYGIVDGYGGHGIGTEMHQDPHVLNHGRPGKGPRLVPGMALAIEPMITMASPRTAELADGWTVVTRDGSVAAHVEHSMALLPDGVWVLTAFDGGRTRLGDLVTARQPAATRTP, via the coding sequence ATGCGTCGTCCCCAGCTGGACATCCAGCTGAAGACCCCTGACCAGATCGAGAAGATGCGGGCCGCCGGGCTGGTGGTGGCCGAGGCGCTGCGCCGGATGCGGGAGGCTGTTGCCCCCGGCGTGAGCACCGCCGATCTGGACGCCATCGCCGAGGCGACCATCCGCGAGGCGGGCGGCGTTCCGTCGTTCAAGGGCTATCACGGTTTCCCGGCGTCGATCTGCTCCTCGGTCAACGAGCAGGTCGTGCACGCCATCCCGTCGCCGAAGCAGGTGCTCCAGGCCGGTGACCTGATCTCCATCGACTGCGGCGCGGTGCTGGACGGGTGGCACGGCGACTCCGCGATCACGGTCGGGGTCGGTGACGTCGACCCGGCGCTGTTGAAGATGGCCGAGGTCGCCGAGGACGCGATGTGGGCTGGCATCGCCGCCGCCGCGCGTGGCGCGGCGAGCGGCAAGGGCCGCCTCACCGACATCTCGCACGCAGTGGAGACCGCTGTCCGCAAGGGCGGCCGGTACGGCATCGTCGACGGCTACGGCGGGCACGGCATCGGCACCGAGATGCACCAGGACCCGCACGTGCTCAACCATGGTCGGCCGGGCAAGGGCCCGCGACTGGTCCCCGGCATGGCGCTGGCCATCGAACCGATGATCACCATGGCGTCCCCGCGTACGGCCGAGCTGGCCGACGGGTGGACGGTCGTCACCCGGGACGGCTCGGTGGCGGCGCACGTCGAGCACTCGATGGCGCTGTTGCCGGACGGCGTCTGGGTGCTCACCGCGTTCGACGGCGGCCGAACCCGCCTGGGCGACCTGGTGACCGCCCGCCAACCAGCAGCCACAAGAACCCCCTAA
- a CDS encoding ABC-F family ATP-binding cassette domain-containing protein, with protein sequence MGYVDVAAVGHILPDGRELFADVSFRVGEGSKVALVGPNGAGKTTLLRMVAGDLPVRSGVVARAGGLGVMRQFIGMIGDESTLADLALSLAPPALRDAGRRLGETEAAMRAAEAHGKFSNAAGKAQLAYADALGAWGEAGGYDVEVLFDTVATIVLGQPWDAVRDRPVRTLSGGQQKRFALELLLRGPDEVLLLDEPDNFLDVPGKRWLEARLRESTKSVLYVSHDRELLAQSADRVVAVEGGSAWVHPGGFASWHEARVARHARLDELRRRWDEEHQKLRELMLMYKQKAAYNDGLASRYQAAQTRLRKFEEAGPPPVPPKDQDIRMRLSGGRTGKRAVVCEQLELDGLTFPFDLEIWYGDRLAVLGANGTGKSHFLRLLARGGTDPDPANGAVDGAGALAPVAHDGTARLGARVRPGHFSQTHDRPELMSKTLVEILWRGDEHRTGMDRHAAMGVLSRYELAAQGDQRFGTLSGGQQARFLVLLLELSGATLLLLDEPTDNLDLASAEALEAGLNAFEGTVIAVTHDRWFTRSFDRFLLFRGDSEVVETPEPVWDVG encoded by the coding sequence GTGGGATACGTGGACGTGGCAGCGGTCGGGCACATCCTGCCCGACGGTCGGGAACTCTTCGCCGACGTGTCGTTCCGGGTCGGTGAGGGCAGCAAGGTCGCCCTGGTCGGGCCGAACGGCGCGGGAAAGACGACGCTGCTGAGAATGGTGGCCGGTGACCTGCCGGTGCGCAGCGGCGTCGTCGCGCGGGCCGGCGGGCTGGGCGTGATGCGCCAGTTCATCGGCATGATCGGCGACGAGTCGACCCTCGCCGACCTGGCGTTGTCGCTGGCCCCGCCGGCGCTGCGCGACGCGGGCCGGCGGCTCGGCGAGACCGAGGCGGCCATGCGGGCCGCCGAGGCCCACGGCAAGTTCAGCAACGCGGCGGGCAAGGCTCAGCTGGCGTACGCCGATGCACTCGGCGCCTGGGGCGAGGCCGGCGGGTACGACGTCGAGGTGCTCTTCGACACCGTCGCGACGATCGTGCTCGGCCAGCCCTGGGACGCCGTACGGGACCGGCCGGTGCGCACCCTCTCCGGTGGCCAGCAGAAGCGCTTCGCCCTGGAGTTGCTGCTGCGCGGCCCGGACGAGGTGCTGTTGCTCGACGAGCCGGACAACTTCCTCGACGTGCCCGGCAAACGCTGGCTGGAGGCGCGACTGCGCGAGTCGACGAAATCGGTGCTCTACGTCTCGCACGACCGCGAGCTGCTGGCCCAGAGCGCCGACCGGGTGGTCGCTGTCGAGGGCGGCAGCGCCTGGGTGCACCCGGGCGGCTTCGCCAGCTGGCACGAGGCTCGGGTGGCTCGGCACGCCCGCCTCGACGAGCTGCGCCGGCGCTGGGACGAGGAGCACCAGAAGCTGCGCGAGCTGATGCTGATGTACAAGCAGAAGGCCGCGTACAACGACGGGTTGGCCTCGCGCTACCAGGCCGCGCAGACCCGGTTGCGCAAGTTCGAGGAGGCCGGGCCGCCGCCCGTACCGCCGAAGGACCAGGACATCCGGATGCGGCTCAGCGGCGGACGGACCGGCAAGCGCGCGGTCGTCTGCGAGCAGCTGGAGCTCGACGGCCTGACATTCCCCTTCGACCTGGAGATCTGGTACGGCGATCGGTTGGCGGTGCTCGGTGCCAACGGCACCGGTAAGTCGCACTTCCTGCGGCTGCTGGCCCGCGGCGGCACCGACCCGGACCCGGCGAACGGGGCGGTCGACGGCGCTGGGGCGCTCGCCCCGGTGGCGCACGACGGCACCGCCCGCCTCGGCGCCCGGGTCCGCCCCGGGCACTTCTCCCAGACCCACGACCGGCCGGAGCTGATGTCGAAGACGCTCGTCGAGATCCTCTGGCGGGGTGACGAGCACCGCACCGGGATGGACCGGCACGCGGCGATGGGAGTGCTCAGTCGCTACGAGCTGGCCGCGCAGGGCGACCAGCGCTTCGGCACGCTCTCCGGCGGACAGCAGGCCCGGTTCCTGGTGCTGCTGCTGGAGTTGTCCGGGGCGACCCTGCTGCTGCTCGACGAGCCCACCGACAACCTCGACCTGGCCAGCGCGGAAGCTCTCGAAGCGGGCCTGAACGCCTTCGAGGGGACGGTGATCGCTGTCACCCACGACCGTTGGTTCACCCGCTCCTTCGACCGGTTCCTGCTGTTCCGAGGCGACAGCGAGGTGGTGGAGACCCCGGAACCGGTCTGGGACGTCGGGTGA
- the rpsM gene encoding 30S ribosomal protein S13 gives MARLVGVDLPREKRLEIALTYIFGVGRTRALETLAATGISPDKRARDLTDEELVQLRDHIEGNYKVEGDLRREVAADIRRKVEIGCYAGIRHRRGLPVRGQRTKTNARTRKGPKRTVAGKKKPGKK, from the coding sequence ATGGCACGTCTAGTCGGCGTGGATCTCCCCCGCGAGAAGCGGTTGGAGATCGCGCTCACCTACATCTTCGGGGTCGGTCGCACCCGCGCCCTGGAGACACTCGCCGCCACCGGCATCTCGCCGGACAAGCGCGCTCGGGACCTCACGGACGAGGAGCTCGTGCAGCTCCGCGACCACATCGAGGGCAACTACAAGGTTGAAGGCGACCTGCGCCGCGAGGTCGCCGCTGACATCCGCCGCAAGGTTGAGATCGGCTGCTACGCCGGCATCCGGCACCGCCGGGGTCTGCCCGTGCGTGGCCAGCGGACCAAGACCAACGCACGGACCCGCAAGGGCCCGAAGCGGACCGTCGCCGGCAAGAAGAAGCCCGGCAAGAAGTAG
- the rplQ gene encoding 50S ribosomal protein L17 gives MPTPTKGPRLGGSPSHERLMLANLATALFQHGKIQTTETKARRLRPLAEQLITKAKRGDLASRRRVLGVVKDKDVVYALFDQIAPRYSNRPGGYTRIVKTGPRKGDNAPMAIIELVEELQVAEPKANKKTAARKAAQQDKVEALAPADEAPKSASADQDSEAPVSASGDTAAAREDSDEATENKA, from the coding sequence ATGCCCACGCCCACCAAGGGCCCCCGCCTCGGCGGCAGCCCCTCGCACGAGCGGCTGATGCTCGCCAACCTGGCGACCGCGCTGTTCCAGCACGGCAAGATCCAGACCACCGAGACGAAGGCCCGGCGGCTGCGCCCGCTGGCCGAGCAGCTCATCACCAAGGCCAAGCGCGGTGACCTCGCCTCGCGGCGGCGGGTGCTGGGTGTCGTCAAGGACAAGGACGTCGTCTACGCCCTGTTCGACCAGATCGCGCCCCGGTACTCCAACCGCCCCGGCGGTTACACCCGGATCGTGAAGACCGGTCCGCGCAAGGGTGACAACGCTCCGATGGCCATCATCGAGTTGGTGGAGGAGCTTCAGGTCGCCGAGCCGAAGGCGAACAAGAAGACCGCCGCCCGCAAGGCCGCGCAGCAGGACAAGGTCGAGGCGCTCGCCCCGGCCGACGAGGCCCCGAAGTCGGCTTCGGCCGACCAGGACTCCGAGGCGCCGGTGTCGGCGTCCGGTGACACCGCCGCCGCCCGCGAGGACAGCGACGAGGCCACCGAGAACAAGGCCTGA
- the infA gene encoding translation initiation factor IF-1, which produces MPKKDGAIEIEGRVIEPLPNAMFRVELANGHKVLAHISGKMRQHYIRILPEDRVVVELSPYDLTRGRIVYRYK; this is translated from the coding sequence ATGCCGAAAAAAGACGGAGCCATTGAGATCGAGGGTCGGGTCATCGAGCCCCTGCCGAACGCCATGTTCCGGGTGGAGCTCGCGAACGGCCACAAGGTGTTGGCTCACATCAGCGGCAAGATGCGGCAGCACTACATCCGCATCCTTCCGGAGGACCGGGTCGTCGTCGAACTTTCGCCGTACGACCTGACCCGCGGGCGCATCGTCTACCGCTACAAGTAG
- a CDS encoding DUF1707 SHOCT-like domain-containing protein produces MRAADSDRAAVADRLRVALDEGRLDLHEYDERLQRAYAARTYADLEALLTDLPPVTPAQRSGLAPAAGATVGLLGDQPGPAATRGVTARWLAEVWFPYLRVIAIVVTIWAVTSLLSQDLLYFWPAWVAGPWGAVLAVRTFTGLAAKEPQRQAVKRQRRRDRKQAKRAIKPDNTPPAP; encoded by the coding sequence ATGCGAGCGGCGGACTCGGACCGTGCGGCGGTGGCCGACCGGTTGCGTGTCGCCCTCGACGAGGGCCGGTTGGATCTGCACGAGTACGACGAGCGGTTGCAGCGGGCCTACGCGGCACGCACGTACGCGGATCTGGAGGCTCTGCTCACCGACCTGCCGCCGGTGACGCCGGCGCAGCGTTCGGGCCTGGCGCCGGCCGCCGGAGCGACGGTGGGCCTGCTGGGTGACCAGCCCGGCCCGGCTGCCACCAGGGGCGTCACCGCCCGCTGGTTGGCTGAGGTGTGGTTCCCCTACCTGCGGGTGATCGCCATCGTGGTGACCATCTGGGCGGTCACGTCGTTGCTCAGCCAGGATCTGCTCTACTTCTGGCCGGCCTGGGTGGCGGGGCCGTGGGGCGCGGTGCTGGCGGTCCGTACGTTCACGGGGCTGGCCGCGAAGGAGCCCCAGCGCCAGGCCGTCAAGCGCCAACGCCGCCGAGACCGTAAGCAGGCGAAGCGCGCCATCAAACCGGACAACACCCCACCAGCCCCCTGA
- the rpsK gene encoding 30S ribosomal protein S11 — MPPKARAGAAVKKVRRKERKNVAHGQAHIKSTFNNTIVSITDPTGAVISWASAGQVGFKGSRKSTPFAAQLAAEAAARRAMEHGMRKVDVFVKGPGSGRETAIRSLQAVGLEVGQIADVTPQPHNGCRPPKRRRV, encoded by the coding sequence ATGCCACCGAAGGCTCGTGCCGGAGCCGCTGTAAAGAAGGTCCGGCGCAAGGAACGCAAGAACGTCGCCCACGGGCAGGCGCACATCAAGAGCACGTTCAACAACACCATCGTGTCCATCACGGACCCGACCGGTGCGGTCATCTCCTGGGCCTCCGCTGGCCAGGTCGGCTTCAAGGGCTCCCGCAAGTCGACTCCGTTCGCCGCGCAGCTGGCCGCCGAGGCTGCCGCGCGTCGCGCCATGGAGCACGGCATGCGCAAGGTCGACGTGTTCGTCAAGGGTCCCGGCTCCGGCCGGGAGACCGCCATCCGTTCGCTGCAGGCAGTGGGCCTCGAGGTCGGGCAGATCGCCGACGTCACCCCGCAGCCGCACAACGGGTGCCGTCCGCCGAAGCGTCGCCGGGTCTGA
- the rpsD gene encoding 30S ribosomal protein S4, giving the protein MARYTGADCRRCRREKMKLFLKGSKCDGPKCPFESRPFPPGQHGRGRTKETEYLLQLREKQKARRVYGVLEKQFRGYYEEAVGKQAKTGEVLLQILESRLDNVVYRAGYAHSRDMARQLVKHGHFTVNGKKVDIPSYRVKEHDIIEVRGKSKELTPFIVAQAQAGSKTVPAWLEAIPSQMKVLVHSLPARQVIDTQVQEQLIVELYSK; this is encoded by the coding sequence ATGGCTCGTTACACCGGTGCAGACTGCCGCCGTTGCCGGCGGGAGAAGATGAAGCTGTTCCTCAAGGGCAGCAAGTGCGATGGCCCGAAGTGCCCGTTCGAGTCCCGGCCGTTCCCGCCCGGGCAGCACGGCCGCGGCCGCACCAAGGAGACGGAGTACCTGCTCCAGCTCCGTGAGAAGCAGAAGGCCCGCCGTGTCTACGGCGTGCTGGAGAAGCAGTTCCGCGGTTACTACGAGGAAGCCGTTGGCAAGCAGGCCAAGACCGGTGAGGTCCTCCTGCAGATCCTCGAGTCGCGGCTGGACAACGTCGTTTACCGGGCCGGCTACGCCCACTCGCGGGACATGGCCCGCCAGCTGGTCAAGCACGGTCACTTCACGGTGAACGGCAAGAAGGTCGACATCCCGTCGTACCGCGTCAAGGAGCACGACATCATCGAGGTTCGGGGCAAGAGCAAGGAGCTCACCCCGTTCATCGTCGCGCAGGCTCAGGCCGGCTCGAAGACGGTTCCGGCGTGGCTTGAGGCCATCCCGAGCCAGATGAAGGTGCTCGTGCACTCCCTCCCGGCCCGGCAGGTCATCGACACGCAGGTCCAGGAGCAGTTGATCGTCGAGCTCTACTCCAAGTAG
- the rpmJ gene encoding 50S ribosomal protein L36, producing MKVKPSVKRICQKCRVIRRHGRVMVICSDPRHKQRQG from the coding sequence GTGAAGGTCAAGCCGAGCGTCAAGAGGATCTGCCAGAAGTGCCGGGTTATCCGCCGGCACGGCCGGGTCATGGTCATCTGCAGCGACCCGCGCCACAAGCAGCGCCAGGGCTGA
- a CDS encoding class I SAM-dependent methyltransferase, whose translation MTGDHYFTAQPTSDAPAREVEFSVADRDYRLTSAGGVFSASRLDPGTAVLLRKAELPAADTGGDLLDLGCGFGPISCVLADLAPTSTIWAVDVNARARELTAANAARIGAADRVRVSAPDDVPDGVRFAQLWSNPPIRIGKDGLHDLLLRWLPRLAPDGVGWLVVARHLGGDSLQRWLTEQSWQVERYASQKGFRVLRVTR comes from the coding sequence GTGACCGGCGACCACTACTTCACCGCTCAACCCACCAGCGACGCCCCGGCGCGCGAGGTCGAGTTCTCCGTCGCCGACCGCGACTACCGGCTCACCTCGGCCGGCGGGGTCTTCTCCGCCAGCCGCCTCGACCCGGGCACCGCCGTCCTCCTGCGCAAGGCCGAGCTGCCCGCCGCCGACACCGGCGGCGACCTGCTCGACCTCGGCTGCGGGTTCGGGCCGATCAGCTGCGTGCTGGCCGACCTCGCGCCCACGAGCACCATCTGGGCCGTCGACGTCAACGCCCGGGCCCGCGAGCTGACCGCCGCCAACGCGGCCCGGATCGGTGCCGCCGACCGGGTCCGGGTCAGCGCCCCGGACGACGTTCCGGACGGCGTCCGCTTCGCCCAGCTCTGGTCGAACCCACCCATCCGGATCGGCAAGGACGGGCTGCACGACCTGCTGCTGCGCTGGCTGCCCCGACTCGCCCCGGACGGTGTCGGCTGGTTGGTCGTAGCCCGGCACCTCGGCGGCGACTCGCTGCAACGCTGGCTCACCGAGCAGAGCTGGCAGGTCGAGCGGTACGCCAGTCAAAAGGGCTTCCGGGTGCTGCGCGTCACCCGGTAA
- the secY gene encoding preprotein translocase subunit SecY codes for MLSAFLSAFRTPDLRKKLLFTVGIIAVYRLGATLPSPGVSYGNVQKCLDTIQGDTTGVVNLLNLFSGGALLQLSVFALGIMPYITASIILQLLTVVIPRLEQLRKEGQAGQAKITQYTRYLTLGLGVLQASAFVALARSGQLFQNKCDQFPIIPTGTGIPDWLTLAILVMTMTAGTGMVMWLGELITDRGVGNGMSVLIFTSIAARLPSEGWQIKTSKGWDMFALVIALVLVVITAVTFIEQAQRRIPVQYAKRMIGRRMYGGTSTYIPLKVNQAGVIPVIFGSSLLYLPQLALQFFDQTDPGKTQSWIQNNLVNPSSPIYIAVYFLLIIFFTYFYVSITFNPTEVADNMKKYGGFVPGIRPGKPTADYLDFILSRITLPGALYLGVISILPNFFFIWLDNQQYQNFPFGGTAVLIMVGVGLETVKQIESQLMQRNYEGFLR; via the coding sequence TTGCTGTCCGCCTTTCTCAGTGCGTTCCGTACGCCTGACCTGCGCAAGAAGCTGCTGTTCACAGTAGGCATCATCGCGGTCTACCGGCTGGGTGCAACGCTCCCCAGCCCGGGCGTCTCGTACGGCAACGTGCAGAAGTGCCTCGACACCATCCAGGGTGACACCACCGGGGTGGTGAACCTGCTGAACCTCTTCTCCGGCGGAGCGCTGCTACAGCTCTCGGTCTTCGCGCTGGGCATCATGCCCTACATCACCGCGTCGATCATCCTGCAGCTGCTGACCGTCGTGATTCCCCGCCTGGAGCAGCTCCGCAAGGAGGGCCAGGCCGGTCAGGCGAAGATCACCCAGTACACCCGCTACCTGACCCTGGGTCTTGGTGTGCTGCAGGCCTCGGCCTTCGTGGCCCTGGCCCGCTCGGGTCAGCTGTTCCAGAACAAGTGCGACCAGTTCCCGATCATCCCCACCGGCACCGGCATCCCGGACTGGCTGACCCTGGCCATCCTGGTGATGACGATGACCGCCGGCACCGGCATGGTCATGTGGCTGGGTGAGCTGATCACCGACCGCGGCGTCGGCAACGGCATGTCCGTCCTGATCTTCACCTCGATCGCGGCGCGGCTGCCCAGCGAGGGCTGGCAGATCAAGACCAGCAAGGGCTGGGACATGTTCGCCCTGGTCATCGCGCTGGTCCTGGTGGTCATCACTGCGGTTACCTTCATCGAGCAGGCGCAGCGCCGGATCCCGGTGCAGTACGCCAAGCGGATGATCGGCCGGCGGATGTACGGCGGCACCTCGACCTACATCCCGCTCAAGGTCAACCAGGCGGGTGTGATCCCGGTCATCTTCGGGTCGTCGCTGCTCTACCTGCCGCAGTTGGCGCTGCAGTTCTTCGACCAGACCGACCCGGGCAAGACCCAGTCGTGGATCCAGAACAACCTGGTCAACCCGAGCAGCCCGATCTACATCGCGGTCTACTTCCTTCTGATCATCTTCTTCACGTACTTCTACGTCTCGATCACGTTCAACCCGACCGAGGTCGCGGACAACATGAAGAAGTACGGCGGGTTCGTGCCGGGCATCCGCCCGGGTAAGCCGACCGCCGACTACCTCGACTTCATCCTCAGCCGGATCACCCTGCCGGGAGCGCTCTACCTCGGCGTCATCTCGATCCTGCCGAACTTCTTCTTCATCTGGCTGGACAACCAGCAGTACCAGAACTTCCCGTTCGGCGGCACCGCTGTGCTCATCATGGTCGGCGTCGGTCTGGAGACCGTGAAGCAGATCGAGAGCCAACTCATGCAGCGGAACTACGAAGGGTTCCTGCGGTAG
- a CDS encoding adenylate kinase — MRLVLVGPPGAGKGTQAEFIAAHLSVPKISTGDIFRSNVTQGTPLGVEAKRYMDAGELVPDEVTINMVRDRLAEPDASEGFLLDGFPRTTPQAAALDKLLADLGTALDLVLELVVDDDEVIRRLSGRRTCRGCGKIWHVEFDATTRPGICDRCGAELFQRDDDKPETIATRLREYSEKTAPLVDYYGAQGKLVGIDATGPVEDVTTRAIDALRSYGG; from the coding sequence ATGAGACTCGTTCTGGTTGGCCCGCCGGGGGCGGGCAAGGGCACACAGGCCGAGTTCATCGCCGCGCACCTCTCGGTGCCGAAGATTTCGACCGGAGACATCTTCCGGTCGAACGTCACCCAGGGCACCCCGCTCGGTGTCGAAGCGAAGCGGTACATGGACGCAGGCGAGCTGGTCCCGGACGAGGTCACCATCAACATGGTCCGGGACCGGCTGGCCGAGCCCGACGCCAGCGAGGGTTTCCTGCTCGACGGCTTCCCGCGGACGACTCCGCAGGCGGCCGCTCTGGACAAGCTCCTCGCCGATCTGGGCACCGCCCTGGATCTGGTCCTGGAGCTGGTCGTCGACGACGACGAGGTGATCCGGCGGCTCTCCGGTCGGCGTACCTGCCGGGGCTGCGGCAAGATCTGGCACGTCGAGTTCGACGCCACCACCCGGCCGGGCATCTGTGACAGGTGCGGCGCCGAGCTGTTCCAGCGCGACGACGACAAGCCGGAGACGATCGCCACACGCCTCCGCGAATACAGCGAGAAGACCGCACCCCTGGTCGACTACTACGGCGCTCAGGGCAAGCTGGTCGGGATCGACGCCACCGGGCCGGTGGAGGACGTCACCACCCGGGCCATCGACGCGTTGCGGTCGTACGGCGGCTGA
- a CDS encoding DNA-directed RNA polymerase subunit alpha produces the protein MLISQRPSLSEESINETRSRFAIEPLEPGFGYTLGNSLRRTLLSSIPGAAVTSIKIDGVLHEFTTIPGVKEDVVELVMNIKELCVSSEHDEPVSMYLRKQGPGDVTAGDIQPPAGVSVHNPDLKLATLNGKGRLDMELTVERGRGYVTAAQNKQSGAEIGRIPVDSIYSPVLKVTYRVEATRVEQRTDFDRLIIDVETKPSMGPRTALASAGSTLVELFGLARELDETAEGIDIGPSPQDAQLAADLALPIEELDLTVRSYNCLKREGINSVGELIGRTEADLLDIRNFGQKSIDEVKMKLAGMGLGLKDSAPNFDPAHVVDTFGEADYDTDDYRETEQL, from the coding sequence ATGCTCATCAGCCAGCGGCCCTCCCTCTCCGAGGAGTCGATCAACGAGACCCGGTCCCGGTTCGCCATCGAGCCGCTGGAGCCGGGCTTCGGCTACACCCTGGGCAACTCGCTGCGGCGCACGCTGCTGTCGTCGATCCCGGGCGCGGCCGTCACCTCGATCAAGATCGACGGTGTGCTGCACGAGTTCACCACGATCCCCGGTGTCAAGGAGGACGTGGTCGAGCTCGTCATGAACATCAAGGAGCTGTGCGTCAGCTCCGAGCACGACGAGCCGGTCAGCATGTACCTGCGCAAGCAGGGCCCGGGCGACGTGACCGCGGGCGACATCCAGCCGCCGGCCGGCGTCTCGGTGCACAACCCGGATCTCAAGCTCGCCACCCTGAACGGCAAGGGCCGGCTCGACATGGAGCTGACCGTCGAGCGGGGCCGTGGCTACGTGACGGCGGCGCAGAACAAGCAGTCCGGCGCCGAGATCGGCCGGATCCCGGTCGACTCGATCTACTCGCCGGTGCTGAAGGTGACCTACCGCGTCGAGGCGACCCGTGTCGAGCAGCGCACCGACTTCGACCGGCTGATCATCGACGTCGAGACCAAGCCGTCGATGGGTCCGCGTACCGCGCTGGCCTCCGCCGGTTCGACGCTGGTGGAGCTGTTCGGTCTGGCCCGGGAGCTGGACGAGACCGCCGAGGGCATCGACATCGGGCCGTCCCCGCAGGACGCCCAGCTGGCGGCGGACCTTGCCCTGCCGATCGAGGAGCTGGACCTCACCGTCCGCTCCTACAACTGCCTCAAGCGCGAGGGCATCAACTCCGTTGGTGAGCTCATCGGGCGTACCGAGGCCGACCTCCTCGACATTCGCAACTTCGGTCAGAAGTCGATCGACGAGGTCAAGATGAAGCTCGCCGGGATGGGTCTCGGGCTGAAGGACTCGGCTCCGAACTTCGACCCGGCGCACGTCGTGGACACCTTCGGCGAGGCCGACTACGACACCGACGACTACCGCGAGACCGAGCAGCTCTAG
- the truA gene encoding tRNA pseudouridine(38-40) synthase TruA, translating to MDERIRLRLDVSYDGTDFSGWAAQPTRRTVAGVLVETLDLVLGVGTATGLTVAGRTDAGVHATGQVCHLDLPVDVWRQHEGRLLRRLARLLPTDVRVRAMTEVPADFDARFSATFRRYEYRVTDAPFGAEPLRRHEVLAWPKPLDLAALNAAANGLVGEHDFAAYCRRKEHATTLREVTRLDWRRDPDGILVATVQADAFCQAMVRSLVGAMLVAGDGRRPVEWPGTLLSQRERSSEVTVAPARGLTLVAVGYPSDPAEYAHRATLTRRLRVPVEG from the coding sequence GTGGACGAGCGGATCCGGCTGCGGCTGGACGTCTCGTACGACGGCACCGACTTCTCCGGCTGGGCAGCCCAGCCGACCCGGCGCACCGTCGCGGGGGTGCTCGTCGAAACCCTGGACCTGGTCCTCGGCGTCGGTACGGCCACCGGGCTGACGGTGGCGGGACGGACCGACGCGGGGGTGCACGCCACGGGGCAGGTGTGCCACCTGGACCTGCCGGTGGACGTGTGGCGACAGCACGAGGGGCGGCTGCTGCGTCGCCTGGCCCGGCTGCTCCCCACCGACGTGCGCGTACGGGCGATGACCGAGGTGCCGGCGGACTTCGACGCCCGGTTCTCGGCCACCTTCCGGCGCTACGAGTACCGGGTCACCGATGCGCCCTTCGGTGCCGAGCCGCTGCGCCGGCACGAGGTGCTGGCCTGGCCGAAGCCGCTGGACCTGGCCGCGCTGAATGCCGCAGCGAACGGGCTGGTGGGGGAGCACGACTTCGCCGCGTACTGCCGGCGCAAGGAGCACGCGACGACGCTGCGCGAGGTGACCCGGCTGGACTGGCGTCGCGACCCGGACGGCATCCTGGTCGCCACCGTGCAGGCCGACGCGTTCTGCCAGGCGATGGTGCGGAGCCTGGTGGGGGCCATGCTGGTGGCCGGGGACGGCCGCCGCCCGGTCGAGTGGCCGGGCACACTGCTCAGCCAGCGGGAGCGGTCCAGCGAGGTGACAGTGGCCCCCGCGCGCGGGCTGACCCTGGTCGCCGTCGGCTACCCGAGCGATCCGGCCGAGTACGCCCACCGCGCCACCCTCACCCGCCGGTTGCGGGTCCCGGTCGAGGGCTGA